From Canis aureus isolate CA01 chromosome 7, VMU_Caureus_v.1.0, whole genome shotgun sequence, a single genomic window includes:
- the SLC60A2 gene encoding LOW QUALITY PROTEIN: sodium-dependent glucose transporter 1 (The sequence of the model RefSeq protein was modified relative to this genomic sequence to represent the inferred CDS: deleted 1 base in 1 codon), whose amino-acid sequence MGRRAGRRGRRRGRRVGRGLRACGGRGQGSAAGPRGAARPGGAGPPAAELELELELDVRGAGAPAAGQRLLQAAAAAENEAAAAAAAAAAAAGSRRGRGAGRRLRWLITAVLCAAFLGLGMSVAILGPTFQDLATNVNRNISSLSLIFVGRAFGFLSGSVIGGILLDNMNHFLLLGMSMLATTVGLYLVPFCKTAVLLIIMMSVFGVSIGILDTGGNVLILAIWGDKGAPHMQALHFSFALGAFLAPLLAKLALGTTTVSAANHTEADSNHSALNQSSEADSESLFRVPDNMNLLWAYAIIGTYIFVVSLFFFALLFKKSSRQEKAKASAQRSRRAKYHNALLCLLFLFFFFYVGAEVTYGSYVFSFATTHAGMKESEAALLNSVFWGTFAACRGLAIFFATCLQPGTMIVLSNVGSLASSLLLVLFDKSPVCLWIATSVYGASMATTFPSGVSWIEQYTTIHGKSAAFFVVGAALGEMAIPAVIGILQGQYPDLPVVLYTILGASIATAVLFPVLYKLATSPLNQQRKEHRKSEDQKALLSSSELNDYEEENEEEDAEKWNEMDFEVIEMNDTMRNSVIETSRNVLTKPVAEISSQSHSSAMVFESSPANSGKSPVSHLQETSVKGTNAERRWIIY is encoded by the exons ATGGGCCGCCGCGCGGGGAggcggggcaggaggcggggccgTCGTgtggggcggggcctccgggcctgtggggggcggggccagggctcGGCGGCCGGTCCTCGAGGCGCCGCCAGgcctggaggggcggggcctccgg CCGccgagctggagctggagctggagctggacgtgcgcggggccggggcgccggCTGCCGGGCAGCGGCTCCTCCAGGCCGCGGCCGCAGCGGAGAatgaggcggcggcggcggcggcggcggcggcggcggcggcgggctcccggcggggccgcggggccgggcgcaGGCTGCGCTGGCTCATCACCGCGGTGCTGTGCGCCGCCTTCCTGGGGCTG GGAATGAGTGTTGCTATACTGGGACCGACTTTTCAAGATTTGGCAACAAACGTGAACCGCAACATTAGcagtctttctctgatttttgtgGGCCGTGCTTTTGGATTTTTGAGTGGCTCTGTGATTGGTGGAATTCTTCTCGACAATATGAATCATTTTCTACTTTTGG GAATGTCAATGTTGGCTACCACAGTTGGTCTTTATCTTGTTCCATTTTGTAAGACAGCGGTGTTATTGATCATCATGATGTCCGTCTTTGGTGTTTCAATTGGCATTCTGGATACAG GTGGTAACGTCCTAATCTTGGCTATTTGGGGGGACAAAGGAGCCCCACACATGCAGGCCTTACACTTCAGTTTTGCCTTGGGTGCCTTTTTGGCTCCACTGCTGGCTAAATTGGCCCTGGGCACGACGACGGTGTCTGCTGCAAACCACACAGAGGCCGACTCTAACCACTCTGCTCTCAACCAGTCATCTGAAGCGGACTCCGAATCTCTCTTCAGAGTACCTGACAATATGAATTTACTGTGGGCCTACGCTATTATCGGTACTTACATTTTtgtagtttctctcttttttttcgcTCTGCTTTTTAAGAAAAGCTCAAGGCAGGAGAAAGCCAAAGCATCTGCTCAGAGGTCTCGAAGAGCTAAATACCacaatgcccttctttgtctcctttttctgttcttctttttctacgtTGGAGCCGAGGTAACGTACGGTTCTTACGTTTTCTCGTTTGCGACCACCCATGCTGGCATGAAAGAAAGTGAAGCGGCGCTGTTGAACTCCGTCTTCTGGGGCACCTTTGCAGCCTGCAGGGGCCTAGCAATCTTTTTTGCTACATGTTTACAACCTGGAACCATGATTGTGTTAAGCAACGTCGGCAGCCTGGCATCATCCTTACTGCTGGTGCTTTTCGACAAGAGCCCAGTTTGCCTCTGGATAGCGACTTCGGTGTACGGGGCCTCGATGGCAACCACGTTTCCTAGTGGTGTTTCTTGGATTGAGCAGTACACGACCATCCATGGGAAATCTGCTGCATTTTTTGTCGTTGGTGCTGCCTTGGGAGAAATGGCTATTCCTGCGGTGATTGGAATTCTTCAAGGGCAGTACCCTGATTTGCCTGTAGTTCTGTACACCATTTTGGGGGCCTCGATAGCCACTGCTGTTTTATTTCCCGTGCTCTATAAGTTAGCCACCTCCCCTCTCAATCAACAGcgaaaagaacacagaaaaagcGAGGACCAGAAAGCTTTGCTGTCTAGTTCTGAGCTAAATGACTACGaggaagagaatgaagaagaagatgcagagaaatggaatgaaatggaTTTTGAAGTGATTGAAATGAATGATACAATGAGAAATTCTGTAATAGAGACATCTAGAAATGTCCTGACAAAGCCCGTAGCTGAAATCTCCAGTCAATCCCACTCCAGTGCAATGGTGTTCGAGTCCTCTCCAGCTAACAGTGGCAAGTCCCCTGTAAGTCAC TTGCAAGAAACCAGTGTAAAAGGGACTAACGCCGAGAGAAGATGGATTATTTACTGA